Within the Halanaerobiales bacterium genome, the region TTTAGGTGCACTTTCAGTTAATACCGGTTTACATCCTTATGCTCTGGCTATGGCCTGTGGGATGGGGAGTGGAAGTATGATGACTGCTGCTTCTGGTTCTCTTGCTGAAGTTGTACCGGAGATGAAAGATACCATTCTGGCTTATGCAGCAACAAGTAATATGTTAACCGGGGTTACAGGACTTTATTCTGTTATTTTTCTCGGTTTACCTTTAGTTAACTTCTTATATGACAAATTTTCACCACATATAGGTAAGAAAAAGCGAGAAAAATATGAAGCTGAGAGGGGGAATAATGATGAGTAACCTTAGTTTTGAACATAGTTTAAATCAACTTAA harbors:
- a CDS encoding DUF3100 domain-containing protein codes for the protein LGALSVNTGLHPYALAMACGMGSGSMMTAASGSLAEVVPEMKDTILAYAATSNMLTGVTGLYSVIFLGLPLVNFLYDKFSPHIGKKKREKYEAERGNNDE